The DNA window AAACAGCTCCATTATGTTAGATGTTCTTCGTAATAATCAGTATGTAATCTGTGGGGTAATACTTTGGCATTATATGAGCATTTGATTCCTCCTTAGTGCTGGCAGCTTCTCAGATGACCCCAGTAATCTAGTTCTTGGCATTTATGCGCCTATGTAATTTGGTCCCTTTGGACAGGAACTGAATTTGTTGACTATCTTCTAATACATAGAATGTGATAGAAGGGGTAGGATTGTCACTTCCAATATCAGGTTATAAAAAGACTTGCtgtctggctctgtctctccggctctgcctctctttctggcccCTCACACTGTTGCTGGGTAGACTGTGGAGACCTCCAGGCCTCAAGGCCTCCACCCAGCATGGTCCCCGAGATGTCACCAGAGGCTCCTGGTCTCATcacaagaaagaattcaaggCCAGACCATTCACAACGGTTGAGCAGTGCAAGtaggaaagtttattaaagtgaGTACACCTCAAAATGTGAGAGCAGGTGAGTTCAAAGGAGGCTAGTGGAGTATTTATTACTTGGGGAGGGGACCTTGTGGGGAGCAGGTTTTTGTGCCTTTTCTCCTTACTTGGTCAAGGTTTCTGGGCTTTGTCTTGGGCCTGTCTGGTTTGATCCAGCTTCTTGTAGCTTTGTTTTTGGAGTACTGCCCAGGTTTCTAATCccaacccccccaaccccccaaccccacccccgtAGCTGGCCTTAACTCCCACTTTGCTGGCCTGCAGGCATCCTGTTAAAACCTAACTAACTTCCTACCCTAACAACACTGGTGGAAGCAAGGTGATGTGAGCAGCTCTGTGGAATGCCCACATTGTGACAGAACTAAGGCCCTTGTTCCAGCAGCTCTCAAGGAACTGAAGTCTGCCAACTAGCACGTGTGTGAACTGCGAAGCAGATCATCAGCCCTAGTGGTGTTTTGAAATGACAGTGGTCCTAGTCAGCTGCTTAACTATCATTTCACAGAAGCCCTTGAGCCAGAGGCATACCACTAAGCTACTCTAGGATACCTAACTCTTAGAAATTGAGTAAATtgggcagcggtttggcgcctgcctttggcccgggacgcgatcctggagacccgggatcgaatcccacgtcgggcttccggtgcatggagcctgcttctccctctgcctgtgtctctgcctctctctctctctctctcactgtgtgcctatcataaataaataaaaattaaaaaaaaaaagaaattgagtaaatgttttatgtgggtttttttgtgttttgttttttaagattttacttatgtatttgacagagcactggcaggcagagggaaaggaaggaagcaggggagcctaactcagggctggatccccaggactctgagttcatgacctgagctgaaggaagccattcaaccggctgagccacccaggcgccccagaaattaatgtttttagCTGCTAATTTGAGGGTAATTTGTTACACCAAAGTACGTCATGAATACACCCAGTGGCCTTTCATCTCATTGATTTAACATTAATTAGTGATTCTTGCTTTGCCTGAATCAGTTACAAAATGGTGATGTTCTTGTTCTTCCTACATTAATAGCTGGCATTCTTTAAAGAaacctttcctttgtttttcctctcactTTCTCTGAGGTGAGAGATAATTTAATCCTATTTGGATCAATAGCATTATTATTTCCCCAGGGGTAAACATTGCCCTCTAAAATAATTGATGTCTCTGGAGAATctgatttaatttgaaataacATTCAATTAAATAGGGAGTTTCAGGATAAACGTTAGAAACTGATTTTTATTGtcaagtattttatataatagaAGCCTTTatcctggggcatctggctggctctgtcagcagatcatgcaactcttgatctagggaccctgagtttgagccctacattgggtgtagacattacttaaaaaaataaataaacttaaaaaattgacTTGGCTTCTGGTCTCATcacaagaaagaattcaaggacagaCCATTCACAATGGTTGAGCAGTGCAAGtaggaaagtttattaaagtgaGTACACCTCAAGATGTGAGAGCAGGTGAGTTCAAAGGAAGCTGGTTAAGAAACATTTGTCTAAGGATATGTGAATTAAAACTGTCTGAATCAAGGCAAAATGAAGATCGTTTAATTTGCTATACAATGTCAAGTGTGAGATcacatgtcatttttaaaatttttttcagaaaaacatcACTAAATACATAAACTCCAAAACATGGTATCTGCAAAAATTCATCTATTTAAGGAACTGAAaaattgtaaaaggaaaaagGGCATTGATTTGTTCTATTCATTCAATGGTCAGTATTAACATTCTGTACATTCCAAGGAAGGCAGACTCTTAAGAGGGAAtgaggacaaaaagaaaagtgCTTCTGCAAACAAAGGGAGGCTCCACCTTCCGGAAAAGAAGTCCAGACCTTCCTCCCACCACGAAGGTCTTTGCCCTTCCCTCATTCTCCAGCTCTGGCTTTTCCTTGAAGCACATGTGttatttggaggggaaaaaaatcaaaagttggaacTATGAACCTATAAAAATCTTGGGTGGTGTTTTTTCTCAAACCTCTGTATATGTACAGATAAACATATATATGGGAAGATCCCATGATGTAGACTTTAATTCAGAAGGCCTGGGGCCTGTTGTTCTGCATTTCCACAATCCAGTTCATTGCCACAAGCTTCCAGATGATGGTGGTGATTCTGACTCACAAACAACACTTGGAGCAGCAAAGATCTAGGATATCTGTTATTCAATGAGTACTCTCAGTTGTTACACATGAGTTTCTGTTGAATTTGTAATCCTGCTTCATTCAGATACACCAATTAGTCTCCCAAACTAGGAAGATACACTTGACATCTTTTAACTGTTAgtagaaaaatgttaagaatcaACTTATAAGCCAATGATAAATCAGggttcttgtaaaaaaaaaaaaaaagcctaagttTATTACTTCAGATGCACAGCACCTTTAGAGTACCAAagaataataaactttatttttccttttttaaagattatgtttattcatgagagacagagagaggcagagacacaggcagagggagaagcaggctccctataggaaacctgatgtgggactcgatcccaggaccccggggcacaacctgagccaaaggcagatgctcaaccacttgagccacccaggtgactcaacaaattttatttagaaataaatttagatatttttaattgactttgAAATTTAGTCAAAGAATCTAACATCAACAAACTGCTACAGtcaaaaaatctaaaagaaactactttttttttaaagattttatttggcagagagagagagcacaaatgggtagtggcaggcagagggagagggagaagcaggctcaactgCTCCGAgcaatgctcaactgactgagccacccaggtgcccaagaaactATCTTTAAAAGCATTTGATTTTTGTGTTAGGGGTCAATAGTGATTAGGAGGATGTGGAAGGGGGGGTTGCCTCGGGGATGCtggtaatgtctttttttttttttttaacaacagataatttattaaaaaggttGATTTAAGCATCTGCGATGGTGACTTCAACCTCGACTTCAGGCTCAATACTGATGGAGGTAATCTGCTTAACAATCTCAGAAGGATTGTGCAGATCAATGAGTCGCTTGTGGATCCTCATCTGAAAACGATCCCAAATCTTAGAACCTTCACCACAAGGAGTCTGTCTCGTAGTGATTTTCAGAGTCTTGGTAGGCATCCGCACTGGTCCTTTCactttgagattcttttcctttgcacCTCTGATCAAGTCAGCACACACCTTTTCCAAAGATTTGACGTTGCGGCTGGTTAGAGTAATTCTAATTCGGTGAATCGCCACCTCTGGTTCTACGGGTGTCTTCCCAGTGTCTTTAAATGCCATGGCTGCGGCGTGGCTTCCTGACCGACTTGTTCCTCAGCGAACAGCGGTGAgtcaggagcaggggtggggcaccCTGAGCTCCGCTCTAGCTGCGACCGCATCTTCCTCAAAGAGCTGGTAATGTCTTATTTCTTAACCTGAGTTGTGTTACACACAGGTGTATTCATTTTGTGACAATTCATTGCAttcacccaggcacctgggtggctcagtcagttgggcatctcatctgcctttggctcaccttatgatcctggggtcctgggatcgagtcctgtatcagccTGCTCagctcaaatgaataaacaaaatcctaaaaaaaaaaaatttcattgcatttataatttttatttgttcactttttatttgttcaatttGAAACAAGTTAGCTGTTACTATATAATGTGGAACACAAGTCATGTCCTAGGCTGCTCACTCACTAGGCCCTCTCCGACTGAACAAGAGTAGACCCATCAAAAGCTCTTATAGTAGCCAGTGACTGATGGCAGTGAGTTGTTTtggatatagaaataaaagagtGAACAGTTTgaagactatttaaaaatgagagtgaaaaatAATACAGTTGGGGCCCAGAATGACAAGCTAGCAGCCCCTGAGTGCACACAGGACCTGAATTAGAGGTCGTGGAGAGAAAGGGGCCATATTTTCATGTGGTGGAAGGAGGTGGCAGTGGAGACTTCCGTATAAATGGCACTGAAGCCTAAATTCTGGGGAGGTGAGTGAATGCTGTGCTTTTATGGGCTTCTTTATGAAACAAAGTGTGTAGAGGTTGCCATAAAGAACAAACAAGTGAAATACTATATACATTACAGTGGTTGGGATGAAGGGCTTCCAGAAAGCAGAGTACTCAGATGCACAATCTACAGAAAAAGAATTTCGAGAagtcagacacacacatacacaaagatgtCAATCGGGAGCAACGttcagaggggaagaggggggtTGCCCCAGGAAAGAGGACGTGTGATCTGTAAAGGGAATGTTGAAATCACCCAGAAATGAAAATGGTGGCAGTACCAGGGAGATGCCTCAGCCTCAGAAGAAAAAGGCCAGAGTAGATCTGCTGTTGGAAACATTCATGAACACAGTTGAAGTTAGAGATTTCTGCAGAACTAAAACTATGGATTGCTAATGACTGAGGCATAATTACCAGGCAAAAACAGTTCTATCTTCTTGTCAAGAAGAATATGGATCCCATTGTAAAGGATTATGCAAATTGTAAGAAATCTTAAGGAAACACAAAAAATAAGGACTATGCTATTAAGGAAGTTGTGGCaggaatttagaaaatactggAATATAATGTTGACTGCTCAGCTACACTACAAATTTAAAAGACCCCAGTATGCGAAATCCTCAAAGATTGCCCGGAGTCAACTTTGTCCGGCATATATGGAGTGCCACATCTACTGAGAAATGGAGCAGTGTTGACCTATACACCTCTAGATGAAGAGATTCTTACTCAGTGACTGAATGATCTTCCTGGCAGAGAATTCTGCAACTTTATTTAGTACCAGTAGCTATGAAGTGGCTCCTCCTAAGAGAAGATATCGTTTATAGTAAATTAAATGCACAGATCTTAAAGGACAGTTGAGTTGGCAATTCCATACACCCGTGTAACCACCAACCCAAGCAAGAGGAGAACATTTGCATCACCCCCTGAAACTTCCCTTGTGTTGCTTTCCAGTTGATCCAGCAATCTGCCAAAACCCCTTCTCCCAACAGTGGCAGCctctaatatgattttttttcttctaaaatgattTATATTCACCATAACTTATTTTCACTATTCTGGAACTTCACCCAAATGGTCATAAGCTGTGTACTCATATATCTCTGGCTTCTTTAGCTCAACATAAAAAGTTTTGAAACCTCATATTATGGCATATATCAaaggtggtttctttttttatttctgagtagtattccactgtgtgaatAATACCACAATTAATCTTTTTCATTCCCCTATTGATGCACATGTGGATTGTTTCCAATTCTGGCTATGACAGATAAAGTTACTATGAACATCTTGCACAAGTCttttgtggacatatattttaatttcccttggGCAAATAAATGCTTAGGAGAAATTACTGAAAGTTTAACATCCAAAGAAACTACCAGTTTTCTAAAATGGGTATACCAAATTATTATTCCTATATTAGTATATGAAGGTTCCAAAGGCTCCCTATCATCACTAACATTTAGTGTTtttgacctttttaaaatttagccatTGTTGTGGGTATGCAGTGTATTCTCATCAACTTAGTTTGCATTCATCTAAGGATGAATGACATTGAACAGCTTTCTCatgtttttattgaatatttggtttaagtattacaaatattttttaggttttatttatttaatctctacagccaaagtgagactcaaactcacaactccaagattaataagagtcgcatgctcttcctACTGAAGCAGCCGGGTGcccttataaattaaaaaaaataattgtgtgtgtgtgtatgtgtattgcagactgtggcttgtctttttttcACTGCCTTTTGAAAGGCAAAAGCTTGTAGTTTTAagttcattttatagttttttgttttatgattagTGTTTTTTGTATCCTAAGAtccagaagaaagaagcagagatagtctaggttttcttttagaaacgttatagttttcatttctttgtttaataTTGAGATCcatttagaattaattttgtgTGTGGGGTATAAGCTAAgagtcaaaattattttttttcttttttctttttttacattgtgAACTGGTTGTTCGACACCATTTGTCGAACAGAGCTTCCTCTCCACAATGAATTGCAGTGATAACAATGCTGggtttctaaaattttaagttcagTTCCTCAGCTGAACTAGCCACATTTGAAGTACTTAAGAGCTACCTGTGGCTTCTGGCTACCTCCTCCTCAATCAGCACAAACATAAAATGTTCACAGGATCACAAATTTCTGCGGCAGCACTGCTCAAGACCTTAGGGCACTGCGTACTAAATACTTTTGGATTGTGTAAAAGGTAATCTAAACCAACTAACAAAGGGCAGATATAAGGAAGTTAAAAAATCACTGAAGTGATATGCAGTTCCTAAGGTAGTCAAATtcaaaaagacagaaagtagaatggtggttactagggagttgggggaaggggggaaaggaGAGTTACTGTGAATGGGTACAAAGCttcagttctgcaagatgaaaagagctctggagataggtggtggtgatggttgcaaaacaaggtgaatgtacttaatgccagaGAATCTAAACAACTGTCTtaaagaattgtttaaaatagTAACTGTATATGTTGccagcattaaaaacaaaaaaattattgttttttttctcccagctgTTTTAGTGCAATACTGATTGAAAGCAATCAGTAATGGTCCAATTCTCTCAAGTATATCTGAAGGATACCCAACAAAGGTACAGAGGAGATATTAGAGCTCAGTGCCCTGCTTAATAATGTTTCTCTACCCTGGAGTATTTCCAGTAGAAGGTCTTCAGTGAATAGGAAAGGAGAGCAGAACAATTTGAGTTACTCCCCTGCCCTGAGTTCTCTACCCACCAACCTACTACTAAAGATTTCACGAAATTATGCTAACGCATGACAAGCCAGTGGCAAGAGCAACATGATTTTTGAAGTAAAAGTTCCCTTAACACAAAACCCAATCTCTAAGCACTTGATATCGATGATTTAACGAAGAATGCGGATCAGTACATATAGAGAACACTTTTGTAAAGCATAGATTGAACTATATTAATTCAAAATACTgggcaaataaaatctttaataaaaaagggggggggggaggtccagatccctgggtggctaggttgtttagcgcctgcctttggcccagggcgcctactggagtcccaggatcgagtcccgcgtcgggctccctgcatggagcctgcttctccctctgcctgtgtctctatgtctatcatgaataaataaataaaatcttaaaaaaaaaaatattgggcaacccagggggctcagcagtttagcgctgcctttggcccagggcctgatcctggagacccaggattgagtcctacattgggcttcctgcatggagcctgcttctctgtgtgtgtgtgtgtgtctcatgaataaataaaatattaaaaaacaaaaacaaaaacaaaaacaaaaaaaactgggGCATGCATGAATACAGAGCTCTGAGGTCTGtttgtttaaatcttttaatcTACAACTCCCGTTTTTATCTCCTTGATAAAGATAACTACATAATCTTAGGCTGATTTGTGGAGAGGAAGGGAAACGAGCAGTATTAGACCAAAACATTCCTGCTAAAAGGTTACGaaagggcttctgggtggctcagccggttaggCGCctgcccggggtcctgggatccggccctatcagcagggagcctgtatctccctccccctctgcctgtcactcccctgcttgtgcattctctctctaataagtaaataaaaatcttaatttaaaaaaaagaaaaaaaaagcttatgaaaGTAATCCTGCTCCCCCTGCGTAAATATTGATTTGGTGAGAGGTCAGCCCAGCTATGCATGTGCCTGAGCTGCCTGTTAGAGGCCTGAGCTGTATGTCAGAGGCCTGAGCCGCACGTCGGAGGCCTGAGCCGCACGTCGGAGGCCACCTCTCAACGCTGTTCGCCAGGACCTCATCCTTGTCCACGACACCCTAACGAACCTGTGGATCTCATTTAGTTCTGAAAAGATGGTGGTAGCCTTCAGAAGAACCCTTCAAAAGAAGCAACAGTAAAATTAAGATTCCTCACACAAATCGCTCACGGCTTCGCACGcgggcacatttttaaaaacgcATTGGGAGACGCCACCAGTGGCTGAATCTGTATATTCCAGGCACTTGCAAGCATGTGATTAATCAGCAGGTATTCGCTGAAGCATCCTGGGACCTGCGCAAATCCACCTCGCTCCCACTCTCACATAATCCTATGAAAACTCGTATCCCCCGCTTTACAAAGAGGGGAAAGTTCTCAGAGAGAAGACCAATACCAAAacggagattttttttttttaaataaaaaagaacatcaaaGCCAAAGCTCTAAAACCAACAAACCCAGATTAACGCTTTTTCGAATTCTGTCAGCTAAAAGTCCGCCCGCCCGGAGAAACCTCGCGATATTCCTCGAACTACCACTCCCAGCGTGCACAGCGGCTCCGGCCCGCCCGCCGATCCCCTGGAGTCTGGAGGGGCCCCGGCATGCCTCGGGGCGCGAAAGGCAGCCTGGGAGCCGTAGTTCCGCTGGACGCCTACCGGTATTGCCAGCGCGGCAGTGGCGGCTCTCTCGGTTCCGTCCAGCCGGGTTCTGTAAGGCGAGCTGAGGCGGAGAAAAGGGCGCGGAACTGGAAGCGGGTGAGTCAGGCGCTGGCTACGCGATAAAGGGAGGCGGCACCGCGGCGCGGGGCTGAGTTGGGTAAGTGCGGCCCCTGCAGTCTCTTCAGGGAGAAGGCGAGGAGAGGGCGAGGAGGAGCCCGCGCCCGGTCCGTGCACCCGTTCTCGCCCTCGTACCCCGCCGCCATCTCCACCATGCAGTCCCGGGAAGAGGCTCCGCGCCCCCGCCGCCTGGCCAGTCCCCGCGGCGGCAGGCGGCCCAAGAGGATCTCCAAGCCCTCGGTCTCGGCTTTCTTCACGGGCCCGGAGGAGCTGAAGGACGCGGCTCACTCCGCAGCCCTCCTGGCGCAGCTCAAGTCCTTCTACGACGCGCGGCTGCTGTGCGACGTGACCATCGAGGTGGTGACGCCCGGCAGCGGGCCCGGCACCGGCCGCCTCTTCCCCTGCAACCGGAACGTGCTGGCGGCCGCGTGTCCCTACTTCAAGAGCATGTTCACGGGCGGCATGTACGAGAGCCACCAGGCGAACGTGACCATGCACGACGTGGACGCCGAGTCCTTCGAGGTGCTGGTCGACTACTGCTACACGGGCCGCGTGTCGCTGAGCGAGGCCAACGTGCAGCGCCTGTACGCGGCCTCCGACATGCTGCAGCTCGAGTACGTGCGGGAGGCCTGCGCCTCCTTCCTGGCCCGCCGCCTCGACCTGGCCAACTGCACCGCCATCCTCAAGTTCGCCGACGCCTTCGACCATCACAAGCTGCGATCCCAGGCCCAGTCCTTCATAGCCCACAATTTCAGGCAGCTCAGCCGGATGGGCTCAGTAAGGGAGGAGAGCCTGGCGGATCTGAGCTTGGCCCAGCTGCTGTCCATCCTGCGCCTGGATAGTCTAGACATCGAGAGCGAGCGGACCGTGTGTCACGTGGCCGTGCAGTGGCTGGAGGCGGCTCCCAAGGAGCGCGGACCCAGCGCTGCGGAAGTCTTCAAGTGTGTCCGCTGGACACACTTCAGAGAGGAGGATCAGGATTACCTGGAGGGGCTGCTGACCAAGCCCATTGTGAAAAAGTACTGTCTGGACCTTATCGAGGGGGCCCTGCAGATGCGCTATGGTGACAAGCTGTGCAAGGCTCTGGCGCCCAAGCCAGATAGCAGCAGCAGCTGTGTTGTGCCCACAGCAGAAAACCCACCCCAGAGGCTGGGTATGTGTGCCAAGGAGATGGTGATCTTCTTTGGACATCCCCGAGATCCCTTTCTGTGCTACGACCCATACTCAGGGGACATTTACACCATGCCATCCCCTTTAACCAGCTTGGCTCACACCAAGACTGTCACTTCCTCAGCTGTCTGCGTCTCTCCAGACCATGACATCTACCTGGCCGCGCAGCCCAGGAAGGACCTCTGGGTGTACAAGCCAGCCCAGAATAGTTGGCAGCAGCTGGCCGACCGCCTGCTGTGCCGGGAGGGCATGGATGTGGCCTACCTCAATGGCTACATCTACATTTTGGGTGGGCGAGACCCCATTACCGGTGTTAAACTGAAGGAAGTGGAGTGCTACAGTGTCCAGAGAAACCAGTGGGCACTGGTGGCTCCTGTACCCCATTCCTTCTATTCGTTTGAACTAATAGTGGTTCAGAACTATCTTTATGCTGTGAACAGTAAGCGCATGCTCTACTATGACCCGGGCCACAATACATGGCTGAACTGTGCTTCTCTTAAACGTAGTGACTTTCAGGAAGCCTGTGTCTTCAATGATGAGATCTACTGTATCTGCGACATCCCGGTCATGAAGGTCTACAACCCAGCCAGGGGAGAATGGAGGCGGATTAGTAATATCCCCTTGGACTCAGAGACCCACAACTACCAGATTGTCAATCATGGCCAAAAGTTGCTCCTCATTACTTCTACCACCCCTCAGTGGAAAAAAAACCGGGTGACTGTTTATGAATACGATACTAGGGAAGACCAGTGGATTAATATAGGTACCATGTTAGGTCTTTTGCAGTTTGACTCTGGCTTTATTTGCCTCTGTGCTCGTGTTTATCCTTCCTGCCTTGAACCTGGACAGAGTTTTATCACTGAGGAAGATGATGCACGGAGTGAGTCTAGTACTGAATGGGACTTAGATGGATTCAGTGAGCTGGACTCAGAGTCAGGAAGTTCAAGTTCTTTTTCCGATGATGAAGTCTGGGTGCAGGTGGCACCTCAGGGAAATGCACAGGATCATCAGggttctttgtaaatattttgaagcACTAAGATGTTTCTACTTCTATGGaatgtatctttaaaagatatcccttccttttcatgaaaaaaaaaaatgttgattagGACTGCAGATTTGGTTTAGAAAGGGTAACATTTGAATTACTAATGTAATGTTACAAAGTTAAACAGTCCATGAAATCAACCTATATGATAATTTACTATGCTAAAAGTCAagattaaaatatgcaaaaacaaaCTATGTAACTGATTAGAATGCTTGGTGGTTTCTTGGTTGTTCGAGTATTTGTTGCACCAGTGGATTGTTTTGGTTAGTTTACActgtttatattttgattatctaCGTTTGTCTTCTGTTAACGTTTTAATTCAACTTAGTGCCACAaggaatttaactttttaatttttatagtagaAAATTGAACTAGAAATTGTTGGTAGGGTTTTGAaggttgtattttcttttagaataatgAAAGTAGTAGATTTCCCAAATTTTGAACTAGCCAGTTTCTAGTATTATAAGTTACTATCGTTTCTATCGTTTGTTAAATTTGGTGTGGTTTTCTCCccttttgcaaagaaaaaaaattggttatatatatatatatatatatatatatatatatatatatatatatatatatatataaatatatacatccaTCCAAATAGGGATTTCATTTTGATAATGTGCAGAATGGTCTTAAGAGctcacagaaagtaaaaaaaaaaaaaaaaaaaaaatcaagactccactgctttaaaagaaatttcacttTCAATTTTGGAATATAACATGTATTTCCTGAGTGTGGccatttttctgtcttaaaaaacATTCATTCTAGTAGTGTCATCAATTATTTAAACACCCTtctaaaccaaaagaaaaaaggtaacttGCTTTGTAAGATCATATTTTTCATCTATACCTGATACACGCTTCATTGAATCAAAAGGAACGATCCTTTTTTTCACTGGACATGTGATTGAGTAATGTAAATGTTTATCCATTGGTCATGACTAGTCTTAAACAGTGTATAtgctttcctaaaatatttttggctGTATAGTTTCGGTTTTCATCTTAGAGGATTCTTCAGCAGGAAGTGATATATTCTTTACTGCTTTTGTGAGGTAATActggttttgaaaatatgtttaagcTGAAAAGAGTATTTTATTGAGGTCAGTCACTGTGTCCATCAACTATAAAATTAAATGCCAGCAGAGACCTTTAAAACTTCAGGCTGTGTATGGAACTGTTTTGTGTAGCATTGAAATGTtctgttgagttttgtaagtCACTGTATATGATTATCATCCCGAAggtatttttgtattaaaagtTGACATCTAAAGAACATAACTGGATGATGCCATTTGGGGCCAATAGGGAAAGTTTATTTCCTGTAAAATATTTCCCTAGCAATGGTATACATGGTTATTTTATTAGGGTATTTGTATCTGTTCTGTATTT is part of the Canis lupus dingo isolate Sandy chromosome 22, ASM325472v2, whole genome shotgun sequence genome and encodes:
- the LOC112678826 gene encoding 40S ribosomal protein S20-like gives rise to the protein MAFKDTGKTPVEPEVAIHRIRITLTSRNVKSLEKVCADLIRGAKEKNLKVKGPVRMPTKTLKITTRQTPCGEGSKIWDRFQMRIHKRLIDLHNPSEIVKQITSISIEPEVEVEVTIADA
- the KBTBD7 gene encoding kelch repeat and BTB domain-containing protein 7, encoding MQSREEAPRPRRLASPRGGRRPKRISKPSVSAFFTGPEELKDAAHSAALLAQLKSFYDARLLCDVTIEVVTPGSGPGTGRLFPCNRNVLAAACPYFKSMFTGGMYESHQANVTMHDVDAESFEVLVDYCYTGRVSLSEANVQRLYAASDMLQLEYVREACASFLARRLDLANCTAILKFADAFDHHKLRSQAQSFIAHNFRQLSRMGSVREESLADLSLAQLLSILRLDSLDIESERTVCHVAVQWLEAAPKERGPSAAEVFKCVRWTHFREEDQDYLEGLLTKPIVKKYCLDLIEGALQMRYGDKLCKALAPKPDSSSSCVVPTAENPPQRLGMCAKEMVIFFGHPRDPFLCYDPYSGDIYTMPSPLTSLAHTKTVTSSAVCVSPDHDIYLAAQPRKDLWVYKPAQNSWQQLADRLLCREGMDVAYLNGYIYILGGRDPITGVKLKEVECYSVQRNQWALVAPVPHSFYSFELIVVQNYLYAVNSKRMLYYDPGHNTWLNCASLKRSDFQEACVFNDEIYCICDIPVMKVYNPARGEWRRISNIPLDSETHNYQIVNHGQKLLLITSTTPQWKKNRVTVYEYDTREDQWINIGTMLGLLQFDSGFICLCARVYPSCLEPGQSFITEEDDARSESSTEWDLDGFSELDSESGSSSSFSDDEVWVQVAPQGNAQDHQGSL